A part of Paenibacillus sp. sptzw28 genomic DNA contains:
- the spoVT gene encoding stage V sporulation protein T: MKATGIVRRIDDLGRVVIPKEIRRTLRIREGDPLEIFVDRDGEVILKKYSPIGELGDFAKEYAESLSESTNHITLITDRDTIIAVAGAPKKEYLEKQIGAMLESCMENRKTVTEFGGGSFEIIKDLGETFSAFVAAPIIAGGDPIGTVVLLSKEENVKMAQMETKMAETAAGFLAKQMEQ, from the coding sequence ATGAAAGCAACTGGAATTGTTCGTCGAATTGATGATCTCGGCCGGGTCGTCATCCCAAAAGAAATCCGCCGGACGCTGCGTATACGCGAGGGCGACCCGCTGGAAATATTCGTTGACCGCGACGGTGAAGTTATTTTGAAGAAGTATTCCCCGATCGGGGAACTTGGAGATTTCGCCAAGGAATATGCGGAATCGCTATCCGAAAGCACTAACCATATTACGCTTATTACGGACCGCGATACAATTATCGCAGTGGCCGGCGCGCCGAAGAAGGAATACCTTGAGAAACAAATCGGTGCGATGCTCGAGAGCTGCATGGAAAACCGCAAAACGGTAACCGAGTTCGGCGGCGGTTCATTCGAGATTATCAAAGATCTCGGCGAGACGTTCAGCGCGTTTGTAGCTGCTCCCATTATAGCCGGCGGGGATCCGATCGGAACTGTGGTCCTGCTTAGCAAGGAAGAGAACGTTAAAATGGCGCAAATGGAAACCAAAATGGCCGAAACTGCGGCTGGATTTCTAGCCAAACAGATGGAGCAGTAA
- the urtD gene encoding urea ABC transporter ATP-binding protein UrtD, translating into MKEQMESVILQCDDVTVDFDGFKAVQGMNFRLERGELRFLIGPNGAGKTTMLDVICGKVKPTAGKVLLGGNIDVTRKKEHQIAELGIGRKFQTPSIFQSLTVYENLEIAMKQNRGVFAAMRAKMNAEDHDRLEAQLELIGLQGKSGWRAGGLSHGEKQWLEIGMILLQEPQILLLDEPVAGMTDNETEKTGELLGHIRKTQSIVVVEHDMEFVRNFASKVTVMHEGKLLKEGSMDEVQRDERVAEVYLGKRRGADAGRSTA; encoded by the coding sequence ATGAAGGAGCAGATGGAGTCCGTTATCCTGCAGTGTGATGATGTTACCGTCGATTTTGACGGCTTTAAGGCGGTACAGGGCATGAATTTCCGGCTTGAGCGCGGCGAGCTGCGCTTTCTGATCGGGCCTAACGGCGCGGGCAAAACCACGATGCTTGATGTGATTTGCGGCAAAGTAAAGCCGACCGCCGGTAAAGTGCTGCTTGGCGGGAATATTGACGTTACACGCAAGAAGGAGCATCAGATTGCGGAGCTTGGCATCGGACGCAAGTTCCAAACGCCTTCGATCTTCCAGTCGCTCACGGTTTATGAGAATCTGGAAATCGCGATGAAGCAGAACCGCGGCGTGTTTGCGGCAATGAGAGCAAAGATGAACGCCGAAGACCACGACCGCCTCGAAGCCCAGCTGGAACTGATAGGACTGCAGGGGAAGTCCGGCTGGCGGGCCGGCGGACTGTCGCACGGTGAGAAGCAATGGCTTGAAATCGGCATGATACTGCTGCAGGAGCCGCAAATTCTGCTTCTCGACGAGCCTGTCGCCGGCATGACTGACAATGAGACCGAGAAGACCGGCGAGCTGCTTGGTCACATCCGGAAGACACAGTCGATTGTAGTCGTGGAGCACGATATGGAGTTTGTACGGAATTTTGCCAGCAAGGTGACGGTTATGCATGAAGGCAAGCTGCTCAAGGAAGGCTCGATGGACGAAGTTCAGCGGGATGAACGGGTGGCGGAGGTATATTTGGGGAAAAGGCGGGGTGCGGATGCTGGCCGTTCAACAGCTTGA
- a CDS encoding ABC transporter permease: MNPPKRRKPSKLQIFKDIGGRPFAFTAGVSFALLLAIWSLLSYTEAVNPVFLPKPHQVLIEMIHLLGTADYWHHIGISLFRVTSGFVLACIIGIPIGIFAGTFKYGEALVEPPMEFIRYMPAVAFIPLIMVWAGIGEWAKILLIFIGCFFQLVLMVADNTRRVSHDLLQASFTLGASRWQAIETVLIPAIQPQLMNTMRLILGWAWTYLVVAELVAVNSGLGYAIMKAQRFLNTDQIFVGIIVIGLLGLISDRIFAFLSRRLFPWA, from the coding sequence GTGAATCCGCCTAAACGCCGGAAACCAAGCAAGCTTCAAATCTTCAAGGATATCGGCGGCAGGCCGTTTGCCTTCACTGCAGGCGTCTCGTTCGCTCTACTGCTGGCCATATGGTCGCTGCTCAGCTACACCGAAGCTGTGAACCCGGTGTTCCTGCCTAAACCGCATCAAGTGCTCATTGAAATGATTCATCTGCTCGGCACTGCCGACTACTGGCATCATATCGGCATCAGCCTGTTCCGCGTAACCTCAGGCTTCGTCCTGGCCTGCATTATCGGCATCCCGATCGGCATATTCGCAGGCACATTCAAGTACGGCGAAGCGCTCGTGGAGCCGCCGATGGAGTTCATCCGCTATATGCCTGCCGTAGCATTCATCCCTCTTATCATGGTGTGGGCGGGCATCGGCGAATGGGCGAAAATATTGCTTATCTTTATCGGCTGCTTCTTCCAACTCGTGCTTATGGTGGCGGATAACACGCGCCGCGTTTCCCATGATTTGCTGCAAGCATCCTTCACGCTTGGGGCAAGTCGCTGGCAAGCGATCGAAACGGTGCTCATCCCTGCTATTCAGCCGCAGCTGATGAATACGATGCGCCTTATTCTGGGCTGGGCGTGGACGTATTTGGTCGTAGCCGAGCTGGTCGCGGTCAACAGCGGTCTCGGCTATGCGATTATGAAGGCGCAGCGGTTTTTGAACACGGATCAGATCTTTGTCGGCATTATCGTTATTGGTTTGCTCGGACTGATCAGCGACCGGATTTTTGCTTTCCTGAGCCGAAGGCTGTTCCCTTGGGCATAG
- a CDS encoding energy-coupling factor ABC transporter permease — MHIPDGFLDTKAWVSTTVAGAAAVGYSLRRTKLALNPKQVPMVALMGAFVFAAQMLNFPIAGATSGHFLGGALTSILFGPWVAAIVMAAVLIIQALVFQDGGITVLGANILCTGFIGCFVGYGTYKAGMFILRGRARAAVTFFASWLSIVTASAGVALLLAWSGTFELGTALKAMVGWHSLIGIGEGVITTLVTGYLLERNTSITKGVTFDA; from the coding sequence ATGCATATTCCTGACGGCTTTCTGGATACGAAGGCTTGGGTATCAACGACGGTAGCGGGCGCCGCGGCTGTCGGATACAGCTTGCGCAGGACAAAGCTCGCTTTGAATCCCAAGCAGGTGCCGATGGTTGCGCTTATGGGGGCATTTGTCTTCGCGGCGCAAATGCTGAACTTTCCAATCGCGGGAGCCACATCGGGACACTTTCTCGGCGGGGCGTTGACCTCAATATTATTCGGACCTTGGGTGGCTGCTATCGTAATGGCTGCAGTGCTCATAATACAAGCACTAGTGTTTCAGGATGGAGGCATTACCGTGCTTGGCGCCAACATTCTATGCACCGGATTTATCGGGTGTTTTGTCGGCTACGGAACTTATAAAGCCGGTATGTTTATTCTGCGCGGCCGTGCAAGGGCTGCGGTTACTTTCTTCGCCTCGTGGCTTTCCATTGTCACAGCATCTGCAGGAGTTGCGCTTCTGCTGGCCTGGTCCGGTACTTTCGAGCTTGGCACTGCTCTCAAGGCGATGGTCGGTTGGCACAGCTTGATTGGTATCGGCGAGGGCGTTATCACCACGCTCGTGACAGGCTATCTGCTGGAACGTAATACGTCGATAACGAAAGGCGTGACGTTCGATGCATGA
- a CDS encoding agmatinase family protein has protein sequence MGFFDNHGLNYRRKVTDEASFERQDLHGIQASQKEATLTHTRAEAEIQRNLQLGLEAAESIGDRTISCFSRGELPHWAGINTFLKLPYLEDVNKVDEFDVAVLGVPFDIGTTYRSGTRFGPQAIRRISALYQTYNYEMGVDLREQLKICDLGDVFTIANIEKSFDQITKAVSHVMSKGTMPVILGGDHSIGYPCLRGVAENVEGNIGIIHLDRHIDIQEKDMDERMHTTPWFHATNIPNAPAVNLVQIGIGGWQVPRAGVKVGRERGTTIMTINDVESLGIDKVAEMALETAWKGAKAVYLSFDIDSIDCGFVPGTGWPEPGGFLPREALKLMQLVAKEGLAAMEVVEVAPAYDISDTTALLACRAVLDVLATMVDNGKIGGR, from the coding sequence ATGGGGTTTTTCGATAATCATGGACTTAACTACAGACGTAAGGTGACCGATGAAGCGAGCTTCGAACGTCAGGATTTGCACGGCATTCAAGCATCGCAGAAGGAAGCGACACTGACACATACGCGCGCCGAAGCGGAAATTCAGCGAAACCTGCAGCTTGGCCTGGAAGCGGCCGAAAGCATCGGCGACCGCACAATCTCCTGTTTTAGCCGCGGGGAGCTGCCGCACTGGGCAGGCATTAATACCTTCCTGAAGCTTCCTTACCTGGAAGATGTGAATAAAGTGGACGAATTCGACGTAGCTGTGCTCGGCGTTCCTTTCGACATCGGCACGACGTACCGCTCCGGTACCCGCTTCGGACCGCAGGCGATCCGCCGCATTTCGGCGCTCTACCAAACATACAACTATGAAATGGGCGTGGACCTGCGTGAGCAGCTGAAAATATGCGACCTTGGAGACGTATTCACGATTGCGAATATCGAGAAAAGCTTCGATCAAATTACGAAAGCCGTCTCCCATGTCATGAGCAAAGGAACGATGCCGGTAATTCTCGGCGGCGACCACTCCATCGGATATCCTTGCCTCAGAGGTGTGGCCGAGAACGTGGAAGGAAACATCGGGATCATCCATCTGGACCGTCATATTGATATTCAAGAGAAGGATATGGATGAGCGGATGCATACGACGCCTTGGTTTCACGCAACAAACATACCAAACGCTCCGGCCGTCAACCTTGTCCAGATCGGAATCGGCGGATGGCAGGTGCCGCGCGCAGGCGTTAAAGTCGGGCGTGAACGCGGGACGACGATTATGACGATCAACGACGTGGAATCTCTCGGTATCGATAAGGTGGCGGAAATGGCGCTGGAAACGGCCTGGAAAGGCGCGAAAGCAGTATACCTCAGCTTTGATATCGACTCGATTGATTGCGGCTTTGTGCCTGGTACGGGCTGGCCCGAGCCGGGCGGCTTCCTGCCTCGTGAAGCGCTCAAGCTGATGCAGCTTGTCGCTAAGGAAGGGCTTGCCGCAATGGAGGTTGTCGAAGTTGCTCCCGCGTACGACATCAGCGACACTACGGCGCTGCTCGCCTGCCGGGCTGTTCTTGACGTACTGGCTACGATGGTTGACAATGGAAAAATAGGCGGCAGATAA
- a CDS encoding ABC transporter substrate-binding protein — protein sequence MKRMRQTVIILLLVVMLAALSGCGGSKETPAGGSDEPITIALSPWPGWFFWYLVDEKGFFKKHGVNVELKWFPVYSDSLQALSTGKVDANSQTLSDTLAPASKGIGLKAVLVNDNSFGGDAIVSKQEFQSIKDLKGKTVATELGTVDHLLLLTALDKNGMKESDINYVNMTVNDAGPAFISGKTDASVLWEPFQTKAVKEGKGKILFSSKDTPGLIPDLLVFRDDVIKNRPDDVQKIVDAWFDALDYFKTHQDEAIQLMAKHAETTPEDFKLGLSSIKLFTADDNLTAFGKRDDYTSLRYTAEKTAAFLKKLDMVGDIKDFDALFDPQFVEKTAKR from the coding sequence ATGAAGAGAATGAGACAAACGGTCATTATTTTGCTGCTGGTTGTTATGTTAGCGGCACTTTCAGGCTGCGGCGGGTCGAAAGAAACGCCGGCGGGCGGATCGGACGAGCCGATTACCATCGCGCTTAGTCCGTGGCCCGGGTGGTTCTTCTGGTATCTAGTCGACGAAAAAGGCTTCTTCAAGAAACACGGCGTCAATGTGGAGCTGAAGTGGTTCCCAGTATACAGCGACTCGCTGCAGGCGCTCTCAACGGGTAAGGTTGACGCGAACAGCCAGACTCTGAGCGACACGCTCGCACCCGCTTCCAAGGGCATCGGGCTCAAAGCGGTCCTCGTTAATGATAACTCATTCGGCGGCGATGCGATCGTCAGCAAACAGGAGTTCCAATCGATCAAGGATCTGAAGGGGAAGACCGTTGCGACAGAGCTGGGTACAGTTGACCATTTGCTGCTGCTGACCGCGCTTGACAAGAACGGAATGAAAGAGAGCGATATCAATTACGTGAACATGACGGTGAACGATGCCGGCCCGGCCTTTATTTCCGGTAAAACGGACGCATCGGTGCTGTGGGAACCCTTCCAGACCAAGGCGGTCAAGGAAGGCAAGGGCAAAATTCTGTTTTCTTCCAAAGATACGCCGGGACTTATTCCCGATTTACTTGTGTTCCGGGATGACGTCATAAAGAATCGTCCTGACGATGTTCAAAAAATCGTCGATGCCTGGTTCGACGCGCTGGACTACTTCAAAACACATCAAGACGAAGCAATCCAGCTCATGGCTAAACATGCGGAGACGACGCCGGAGGATTTCAAGCTTGGACTGAGCAGCATCAAGCTGTTTACGGCCGATGATAATCTGACCGCGTTCGGCAAGCGCGATGACTATACATCGCTGAGGTACACTGCCGAGAAAACGGCCGCCTTCCTCAAAAAACTCGATATGGTCGGCGATATCAAAGATTTCGATGCGTTATTCGATCCGCAATTTGTCGAGAAAACTGCGAAGAGGTGA
- the urtC gene encoding urea ABC transporter permease subunit UrtC, protein MQKRMMMTPQRLWLLAGYAAAATALFCAPLVLSDFRLNLLAKFLAYAIVALGLDLIWGYTGILSLGHGVFFGLGGYAMAMYLKLDASGGRLPDFMDWSGLTALPWFWKPFGSFGFAVAAGILIPALLALFLGYFTFRNRIRGVYFTILTQALVIITTTLFIGQQAFTGGTNGVTGYSKIFGSSLASPGTKQTLYWITVAALIAAFALCRFLVKSRFGKVLRAIRDGENRVRFIGYNPAVYQMVAFGISAGLAGLAGMLFVLHVGIISPSMMAIVPSIEMVLWVAIGGRGTLYGAALGAILLNSAKSAFSESYPTIWLFFMGALFVVVVVFLPKGAAGLLSQLKRIGRRKAADEGADGVRYPAV, encoded by the coding sequence ATGCAAAAGCGAATGATGATGACGCCGCAGCGTTTATGGCTGCTGGCAGGCTACGCGGCTGCTGCAACGGCGCTGTTCTGCGCACCGCTGGTTCTGAGCGATTTCCGGCTCAACCTGCTGGCAAAGTTCTTGGCGTATGCCATCGTCGCGCTGGGGCTTGATTTAATATGGGGATATACCGGAATTTTAAGTCTCGGGCACGGCGTATTTTTCGGCCTGGGCGGCTACGCGATGGCCATGTACCTGAAGCTGGACGCAAGCGGCGGAAGGCTGCCGGACTTTATGGATTGGAGCGGACTGACGGCTCTTCCGTGGTTCTGGAAGCCCTTCGGCAGCTTCGGATTCGCCGTTGCGGCCGGCATACTCATTCCTGCGCTGCTTGCGCTCTTCCTCGGTTATTTCACATTCCGCAACCGGATTCGCGGCGTTTATTTTACGATACTGACGCAAGCGCTTGTCATTATTACGACTACGCTGTTTATCGGTCAGCAGGCTTTTACCGGAGGCACGAACGGCGTGACCGGCTACAGCAAGATTTTCGGCAGTTCGCTGGCATCCCCGGGCACAAAGCAGACGCTTTACTGGATTACGGTCGCCGCCCTCATTGCGGCGTTCGCGCTGTGCCGGTTTCTCGTGAAAAGCCGGTTCGGCAAAGTGCTGCGGGCAATCCGGGACGGGGAGAACCGTGTCCGCTTCATCGGCTATAACCCGGCAGTTTACCAAATGGTAGCCTTCGGCATTTCGGCCGGTCTGGCTGGGCTGGCAGGCATGCTGTTCGTGCTGCATGTCGGTATCATCTCGCCATCCATGATGGCCATCGTTCCATCGATCGAGATGGTGCTCTGGGTTGCGATCGGCGGCAGGGGAACGCTGTATGGGGCGGCGCTGGGGGCGATTTTGCTCAATTCGGCGAAGAGCGCATTCAGCGAATCGTATCCTACGATTTGGCTGTTCTTCATGGGTGCATTATTCGTTGTCGTTGTCGTCTTCCTGCCGAAAGGGGCGGCTGGACTGCTCAGCCAATTAAAGCGGATTGGAAGGAGGAAGGCGGCGGATGAAGGAGCAGATGGAGTCCGTTATCCTGCAGTGTGA
- a CDS encoding ABC transporter ATP-binding protein — MEAAKRNVYDEEPVRSGNKAAMSDDDQIFFSSYGEIVIRGVCKVYETKKSRFEALKGIDLTIGSNEFLTILGPSGCGKSTLLRIVAGLDEMTDGMITVDGEEVIGPGADRGMVFQGYTLFPWLTVRENIEYGPKLKGIATLDRRSISSYWLKVIKLESFDKSFPKQLSGGMKQRVAIARALANRPKVLLMDEPFGALDAQTKLEMQEMLLEVWEKERTTVLFITHDIDEAIFLSQRIVVMGSNPGRILKTYDVKLPAQRSPEVREHPEFLALKRELAQLLKH; from the coding sequence ATGGAGGCGGCTAAACGGAATGTGTATGACGAGGAACCCGTACGGAGCGGGAATAAAGCTGCAATGAGCGATGACGATCAAATATTTTTCTCGTCATACGGCGAGATTGTCATCCGCGGGGTGTGCAAGGTCTATGAAACGAAGAAGAGTCGTTTCGAAGCGCTGAAAGGTATCGATCTCACCATCGGCTCGAATGAATTTCTTACCATTCTCGGTCCTTCCGGCTGCGGGAAATCGACGCTGCTGCGTATTGTTGCAGGACTCGATGAAATGACGGACGGGATGATTACCGTCGACGGCGAGGAAGTTATCGGCCCAGGCGCGGATCGCGGTATGGTGTTTCAAGGCTACACGCTGTTCCCGTGGCTGACGGTGCGCGAGAATATCGAATACGGGCCCAAGCTCAAAGGGATCGCGACTTTGGACCGCCGATCCATCAGCAGCTATTGGCTGAAAGTCATCAAGCTGGAATCCTTCGATAAATCCTTCCCGAAGCAGCTGTCGGGCGGGATGAAGCAGCGCGTTGCGATTGCAAGGGCGCTGGCGAACCGGCCGAAGGTGCTGCTTATGGACGAACCGTTCGGCGCACTGGATGCGCAAACGAAGCTGGAGATGCAGGAGATGCTGCTTGAAGTGTGGGAGAAAGAAAGGACTACCGTCCTCTTTATCACACACGACATTGATGAAGCAATTTTCTTATCGCAGCGCATTGTTGTCATGGGCTCGAATCCGGGACGCATATTGAAGACGTATGACGTCAAGCTGCCGGCGCAGCGCTCGCCTGAGGTGCGCGAGCACCCGGAATTCCTTGCCTTGAAGCGGGAACTTGCGCAGCTCCTGAAGCATTAA
- the urtE gene encoding urea ABC transporter ATP-binding subunit UrtE produces the protein MLAVQQLEAGYGESVILRGVTLKVKPGQVVCLLGRNGVGKTTLMKSIMGVLKARQGTVSYYDADLTRRSPGERAKRGIGYVPQGREIFPQLTVFENVLLGLEASREKKRTIPDSAIAKFPVLRTMYGRRGGDLSGGQQQQLAFARALASEPEMLLLDEPCEGIQPSIVDDIRDVIRSIKADGKTAILLAEQSLEFVKDVGDYFYILEKGAIAWEGELAALNDDVIRYYLTV, from the coding sequence ATGCTGGCCGTTCAACAGCTTGAAGCGGGTTATGGCGAGAGCGTCATTCTGCGCGGTGTCACGCTAAAGGTAAAACCGGGGCAGGTGGTGTGTCTGCTCGGCCGCAACGGGGTTGGAAAGACGACGCTGATGAAGAGTATTATGGGCGTTCTCAAAGCACGCCAAGGCACCGTATCCTATTACGACGCGGATCTGACGAGGCGCTCGCCGGGAGAACGAGCTAAGCGGGGCATTGGTTATGTTCCGCAAGGGCGGGAAATTTTCCCACAATTAACGGTTTTCGAGAATGTGCTGCTCGGGCTCGAGGCTTCCCGCGAGAAGAAGCGGACCATTCCCGATTCGGCGATAGCCAAATTCCCAGTGCTGAGGACGATGTACGGCCGGAGGGGCGGGGACTTAAGCGGCGGCCAGCAGCAGCAGCTGGCGTTCGCCAGGGCGCTTGCGTCCGAGCCGGAGATGCTCCTCCTCGATGAGCCCTGCGAAGGCATACAGCCATCAATCGTCGATGATATCCGCGACGTTATCCGCTCGATCAAAGCGGACGGCAAGACGGCGATTTTGCTGGCAGAGCAAAGCCTGGAATTCGTAAAGGACGTCGGCGATTATTTTTACATTTTAGAGAAGGGCGCGATTGCCTGGGAGGGCGAATTGGCCGCTCTCAATGACGATGTCATCCGGTATTATTTAACAGTGTAG
- a CDS encoding PDGLE domain-containing protein, protein MHEETDKRQEAAAERHMRRQAGEKQLSVTMSRRKWTVILVAAIVAAGLLSPWASSAPDGLNRVAEDHGFSHLGGSINKWALFPGYEWNGLPVSAVKIGGLIGVGLMIAVLWAVSRWLSRKTRDDGAKSENNQE, encoded by the coding sequence ATGCATGAGGAGACGGACAAGAGGCAGGAGGCCGCCGCAGAGCGGCATATGCGGCGGCAAGCTGGGGAAAAACAGCTGAGCGTTACGATGAGCCGAAGGAAATGGACGGTCATTCTGGTTGCTGCCATTGTTGCTGCAGGACTCCTGTCGCCATGGGCTTCGTCTGCGCCGGATGGGCTGAACCGGGTAGCTGAGGATCACGGGTTCAGTCACTTGGGGGGCTCTATAAACAAATGGGCGCTTTTTCCCGGGTATGAATGGAACGGACTGCCTGTTTCTGCAGTGAAAATCGGAGGTCTGATCGGTGTCGGTCTTATGATCGCCGTATTGTGGGCCGTGTCCCGGTGGTTATCGCGTAAAACGAGGGATGACGGGGCCAAATCAGAAAACAATCAGGAGTGA
- the cbiQ gene encoding cobalt ECF transporter T component CbiQ: MSLGNPIQTPLHDEQTQPPFLRKANRRLLTILGLLVTVMLFGHPAALSGAAGCFLFFMLWSGISIRHICKRLLLIVPFGLGAVAFIPFQGEGTPLFHLWVWTATEEGVGDAAVILLKIVCANLLITYLMAVTPLFDLIKSLRTIGFPSLFIEMMALMMRYFFLLREEAASMLKAQRSRGMKIEGWLWDKQTYKRFGELLGVLFLRAYRRSERIYQSISARGGFAGGVHEGSGSPVNTGEIKKKPQEGRVRQMAIDVRNAVYRYGEIEALRGVSFTIERGAKAVLMGPNGAGKSTLISLLNGLEQPSRGEVFVLGEQLTRESGVRLRQRVGVVYQDPDDQIFSTTVEEDVAFGPRNLGLSEAEVGERVDTALGSVGMRELRKRSPFELSYGQKRRVAIAGVLAMRPEIIILDEPMAFLDPKSRDDLHALLETMHLMGITLVVATHDVDFAAEWADQVLILVDGRMLASGTTELLFDDSLLAEADLHLPRLVRPFRLLQGAGDLRPRTVRQAAQLIWKLMVRGPEPEAEELTERRAASRRERL, encoded by the coding sequence ATGTCTCTCGGCAATCCGATTCAAACTCCCCTGCACGACGAGCAAACACAGCCTCCCTTCCTGAGGAAGGCGAACCGGAGGCTCTTAACGATTCTTGGACTGCTCGTCACGGTCATGCTATTCGGGCATCCGGCTGCTCTTTCGGGAGCTGCCGGATGTTTTCTGTTCTTTATGCTTTGGTCGGGAATCTCGATCCGCCATATCTGTAAGCGGCTGCTCCTTATCGTGCCGTTCGGGCTCGGCGCGGTCGCCTTTATTCCGTTTCAAGGCGAGGGCACGCCGCTCTTTCATCTGTGGGTATGGACCGCCACGGAGGAAGGGGTGGGCGATGCGGCCGTTATTTTGCTCAAAATCGTCTGCGCTAATTTGCTTATCACGTATTTGATGGCGGTAACGCCGCTGTTCGATCTGATCAAGAGCCTTCGGACGATCGGCTTTCCTTCGCTTTTTATCGAGATGATGGCTCTAATGATGCGTTACTTCTTCCTGCTCAGGGAAGAAGCGGCCAGCATGCTGAAGGCTCAACGTTCGCGAGGTATGAAGATCGAAGGCTGGCTGTGGGATAAGCAAACATACAAAAGATTCGGGGAGCTGCTGGGCGTGCTCTTCCTGCGCGCTTACCGGCGGAGCGAGCGGATCTACCAGTCCATCTCGGCGCGGGGCGGATTTGCCGGCGGCGTGCACGAGGGATCTGGGTCCCCCGTTAATACTGGGGAAATAAAGAAGAAGCCGCAAGAAGGGAGAGTCAGACAAATGGCGATTGATGTGCGTAATGCCGTCTATCGATATGGGGAAATCGAAGCGCTGCGCGGGGTGTCATTCACGATTGAACGAGGTGCGAAGGCAGTGCTGATGGGGCCTAATGGAGCCGGTAAATCGACGTTAATCTCACTCCTAAACGGGCTCGAGCAGCCTTCGCGGGGCGAGGTGTTCGTGCTTGGCGAGCAGTTGACGAGGGAAAGCGGTGTCCGGCTTCGTCAGCGGGTGGGCGTCGTTTATCAGGACCCGGACGATCAAATCTTTTCCACTACGGTCGAAGAGGATGTCGCTTTCGGACCGCGTAACCTCGGGCTCTCCGAAGCCGAAGTAGGGGAACGCGTTGACACAGCTCTTGGCTCGGTAGGAATGCGCGAGCTGCGCAAACGGTCGCCGTTCGAGCTGAGCTACGGCCAGAAACGCCGTGTCGCAATTGCCGGCGTGCTGGCGATGAGGCCGGAAATCATCATTCTCGATGAACCAATGGCGTTTCTCGATCCGAAGAGCCGGGACGACCTGCATGCGCTCCTTGAAACGATGCATCTGATGGGAATAACGCTGGTCGTGGCCACGCATGATGTAGATTTTGCGGCGGAATGGGCTGATCAAGTGCTCATTCTGGTGGATGGGCGCATGCTGGCGTCGGGCACGACCGAGCTGCTGTTCGACGACAGCCTTCTGGCAGAGGCCGATCTTCATTTGCCGCGGCTTGTCCGTCCCTTCAGGCTGCTTCAGGGCGCAGGCGATTTGCGTCCCAGAACGGTCCGTCAGGCAGCGCAGTTAATTTGGAAGCTAATGGTCCGAGGTCCCGAGCCTGAGGCGGAAGAATTGACGGAACGAAGGGCTGCATCAAGGCGTGAGCGCTTGTAG
- the urtB gene encoding urea ABC transporter permease subunit UrtB has translation MDVIVLQLFNGISISSILLLIALGLAITFGLMKVINMAHGELIMIGAYTAYVVQNMFTSYFPQSFFGWYFVLAIPVSFAVAFVFGLILEMTLIRFLYGRPLDSLLATWGVGLMLQQLARTIFGAPNVGVTSPSWLNGGMMIMGDTVLPYKRLFIIALVLVCLSVMYLYIYRSHSGRRMRAVMQNREMAACLGISTRRVDAVTFAIGSGIAGIAGCALTLIGPIGPSIGTYYIVDAFMVVVLGGVGKLVGTVFGALGIGLSNTLFEYWTTASLGKVLVFLCIVAFLQWKPMGLVAMRTRSLD, from the coding sequence ATGGATGTTATCGTGCTTCAGCTGTTTAACGGAATAAGCATAAGCTCGATTTTGCTGCTGATTGCGCTTGGTCTGGCCATTACCTTCGGTCTGATGAAAGTGATTAATATGGCGCACGGCGAATTGATCATGATCGGCGCATACACGGCTTACGTGGTGCAGAATATGTTTACCTCGTACTTTCCCCAGTCCTTCTTCGGATGGTATTTCGTCCTTGCCATACCGGTGAGCTTCGCAGTGGCGTTTGTTTTCGGCCTGATACTGGAAATGACGCTCATCCGCTTTCTGTATGGAAGGCCGCTCGACAGCCTGCTCGCCACATGGGGCGTCGGACTTATGCTGCAGCAGCTGGCGCGGACCATCTTCGGCGCTCCGAATGTCGGAGTGACAAGCCCTTCGTGGCTGAACGGCGGGATGATGATTATGGGTGACACCGTGCTGCCTTATAAAAGATTGTTTATTATTGCTTTGGTGTTGGTTTGTTTGTCCGTAATGTACCTCTATATTTACCGGAGCCACTCCGGAAGGAGGATGCGGGCTGTCATGCAAAATCGCGAAATGGCCGCATGTCTCGGTATTTCTACGCGCCGCGTGGATGCTGTCACATTCGCCATCGGCTCCGGCATCGCAGGTATCGCGGGCTGTGCGCTTACGCTGATCGGTCCGATCGGCCCTTCTATCGGAACGTACTACATTGTCGACGCGTTCATGGTCGTGGTGCTCGGAGGCGTCGGGAAGCTGGTGGGCACCGTGTTCGGGGCACTCGGCATCGGATTATCGAACACGCTGTTCGAATATTGGACGACGGCATCGCTCGGCAAAGTGCTCGTGTTCCTGTGCATCGTCGCTTTCCTCCAGTGGAAGCCGATGGGACTGGTCGCGATGCGGACGCGTTCGCTGGATTAA